Proteins from a genomic interval of Cheilinus undulatus linkage group 15, ASM1832078v1, whole genome shotgun sequence:
- the LOC121523097 gene encoding trace amine-associated receptor 6-like, with product MESLEETELCFPQLLNASCRKMPHPKYVSMLIYTILSIICVITASLNLLVIISISHYKKLHTPTNLLLLSLGVSDFSIGLLMVFQILSIDGCWLLGDFVCGFYLVLDYTFTSASIGTMVLISIDRYVAICYPMHYPNMITYRRTEICVSICWMSSLIFHCIRFKDNLKHMGMYNSCYGECVVVIDYVSGIIDLFFSFLGPVTVIVVLYMRVFVVAVFQARAMRVHTKAITLQFSVSIITKKSEMKAARTLGVVVVVFLICVCPYFCVVLTGQDTTLGSTSSAFIINLFYFNSCLNPLIYACFYPWFRKTIRHIITLQILKPDSCQSNIL from the exons ATGGAGAGCCTGGAGGAAACTGAACTCTGCTTTCCACAGCTCCTTAATGCTTCATGCAGGAAGATGCCACATCCTAAATATGTATCGATGCTCATTTACACCATACTTTCGATTATATGTGTGATCACTGCATCTCTCAATCTGCTGGTCATCATCTCCATCTCACACTACAA GAAGCTCCACACCCCCACTAACCTTCTTCTGCTCTCCTTGGGGGTCTCAGATTTCTCCATTGGCCTCCTCATGGTGTTTCAAATCCTCAGCATAGATGGCTGTTGGTTGTTGGGGGACTTTGTGTGTGGTTTTTATTTAGTCTTAGACTACACTTTCACTTCTGCCTCAATAGGAACCATGGTGCTCATATCTATTGACCGCTATGTGGCTATCTGTTATCCCATGCATTACCCTAACATGATCACTTACAGAAGGACTGAAATCTGCGTGTCTATATGTTGGATGTCCTCTCTAATCTTCCATTGTATCAGGTTTAAAGATAACCTGAAACACATGGGCATGTATAACTCTTGCTATGGAGAGTGTGTGGTTGTAATTGATTATGTATCAGGCATCATtgatctgtttttctctttcctcGGTCCCGTCACTGTTATCGTGGTCCTGTATATGAGGGTGTTTGTGGTGGCCGTGTTTCAGGCACGAGCCATGCGCGTTCACACCAAAGCCATCACGCTGCAGTTCTCAGTGAGCATAATCACCAAGAAATCTGAGATGAAGGCAGCCAGGACACTTGGTGTCGTGGTGGTCGTGTTTCTAATCTGTGTCTGTCCATATTTTTGCGTGGTACTTACTGGTCAGGACACGACGCTCGGCTCTACGTCTTCTGCCTTTATAATCAATCTGTTTTACTTTAACTCCTGTTTAAACCCTCTCATCTATGCATGTTTTTACCCATGGTTCAGAAAAACCATCAGGCACATTATAACACTCCAGATCCTGAAGCCTGACTCATGTCAGTCCAACATACTTTAG